The following is a genomic window from Verrucosispora sp. WMMD573.
CGGTACCCGACGCGTGGCCTCGGCTGACGAGGTGGCCGGGTTAGCTTCTCGGTGACCGCGGGTAAGGCCAACCGCGGGCGGCCGTGCGGGTGCCGTCGGCGCGCGGTGTCCTCGGCCGCGTCGCGGGTGACGTTTACTCATCGGGGCGGCGGGAACCCGCCGCCCGTGCGACAGGACCATGGGGAGCCGGATCACCGCAGGTCAGCAGGGTTGCTGGCCGGAGCCGGCCGGACCATGTCCCGCCCGGCCCTGTTCGACGCGGTCCTGCTCGACCGCGACGGCACCCTGGTCGAGGACGTGCCGTACAACTCGGATCCGGACAAGGTGCGCCCGATGCCGGGTGCCCGCGCGGCCTTGGACCGGCTGCGGGCGGCCGGACTGAAGCTCGCGGTGGTGACCAACCAGTCCGGGCTGGCCCGGGGGCTGTTCACCGAACGGCAGTTGCACCTCGTGCACCGCCGGATCGAGGCGCTGCTCGGCCCGTTCGACTCCTGGCAGGTGTGTCCCCATGACGACGGGGACGGCTGCGCGTGTCGCAAGCCGAGGCCGGGCCTGGTGCACGCGGCAGCCCGGGCGCTCGGCACCGTACCTGCCCGCTGCGCCCTGATCGGTGACATCGGCCGCGACGTCACGGCGGCCCTGGCCGCCGGTGCGGCCGGCGTGCTGGTTCCGACGCCGGTGACCCGCGCCGAGGAGGTGGCGGCGGCCCCGTGGGTGGCCGCGGACCTGGCCACGGCCGTCACGGAGATCCTTCGACGCCAGGCGGCACTGAACCCGGTGGAGCCGATGTCGGGTACGGAGCACCGGTCCGGCGCCACGGGCGTCCGGCGAGCCGGCGTGGGACGCCGAGGTGGCGGTCGCACGGTGCTGGTGGTGCGGTCGGACTCGGCGGGGGACGTGCTGGTGACCGGACCGGGCATCCGGGCGGTCGCCACCGGAGCCGAGCGGGTGGTGCTGCTCTGCGGGCCCCGTGGGCGGGCCGCCGCCGACCTGCTGCCCGGCGTCGACGAGGTGATCGAGCACCGGTTGCCCTGGATCGACCCGGCCCCCGCGCCGGTGGACCCGCAGGAGATGGCCACTCTGGTCGGCCGGCTGGCGGCGGTGGCCGCCGACGAGGCGGTCATCTTCACCTCGTTTCACCAGTCGCCGTTGCCCTTGGCGCTGCTGCTGCGGATGGCAGGGGTGACCCGGATCGCGGCGATCAGCGACGACTACCCGGGCAGCCTGCTGGACGTGCGGCACCGGGTGCCGGTCGGCGTGCCGGAGGCGGAGCGGGCCCTCTCCCTGGCCGCCGCCGCCGGTTACCCGCTCGGTGAGGACGACGAACCGCGCCTGCGGCTGCGGCCGGTTCCGCCGCGACCCGAGGCCGGCGACCCGGGTTACGTGGTGCTGCATCCCGGCTCGGCGGCGCCGGCCCGGGGCTGCCCGCCCGAGCTGGCCGAACGGATCGCCGACGAACTGAGCGCCGCCGGGTACCGGGTGGTGGTGACCGGCGGTCCAGCAGAGCGGGAGCTGACCGCGCGGGTCGCCGGCCGGCACGGCCGGGACCTCGGTGGCCGCACCGGGTTGGCCGAGCTGGCCGGGATCGTGGCCGGGGCCGGCGCGGTGGTGGTCGGCAACACCGGGCCGGCGCACCTGGCCGCCGCGTACGGCGTGCCGGTGGTCAGCCTCTTCGCCCCAACAGTCCCCTTCGGACAGTGGGGGCCGTGGCGGGTGCCGACGGTACGCCTCGGCGACGCCACCGCCGCCTGTCGCGACACCCGGGCCGCCCGGTGTCCGGTACCCGGACATCCCTGCCTCAGCGACATAGAGCCGGACGCCGTGCTCGACGCGCTGCGGCTGCTCGGCGTAACGCCGGACCGGGTGGCCACCGGTCCGGCCGGACCCCGGGCGGCACCCGAGGTGGCCACCGTCGGCGGTGGGGGCGGCCGATGAACATCCTGCTCTGGCACGTGCACGGTTCCTGGACCACCTCGTTCGTGCACGGCAAGCACCGCTACCTGATCCCGGCCACCCCGGACCGGGGACCGTACGGGCTGGGCCGCGCCCGGACGTACACCTGGCCGGAGAGCGCCGCGGAGGTGAGCCCGGAGCAACTGCGCACCGCGGACGTCGACCTGGTGATCCTGCAACGTCCGGAGGAGATCGAGCTGGCCGAGCAGTGGCTCGGCCGCCGGCCCGGCCGGGACCTGCCGGCCGTCTACGTGGAGCACAACACGCCGAAGGACGGCCAGGTCCCCAACAGCCGTCACCCGATGGCCGACCGGGACGACCTGCTCGTCGCCCACGTGACCGCCTTCAACGAGCTGTTCTGGGACACCGGCACCACCCGCACCACTGTCGTCGACCACGGCATCGTGGCGCCCACGACGGCCTGGACCGGCGAACTCGACCGGCTGGCCGTCGTGATCAACGAACCGGTGCGCCGGTGGCGGGTCACCGGCACCGACCTGCTGCCCCGGTTCGCCGAGATCGCCCCGCTGGACGTCTTCGGCATGAAGGTCGCCGGGCTGGCCGAGCACCTCGGTCTGCCGGCCGACCGGTTGACCAGCCACGACGACGTGCCGCAGCACCGGATGCACGCCGAGTTGGCGCGCCGCCGGGCGTACCTGCACCTGTGCCGGTGGACGTCGCTGGGGCTGAGCCTGATCGAGGCGATGACGATGGGCATGCCGGTGGTGGCGCTGGCCACCACCGAGGCGGTGATGGCGGTGCCACCGGGCGGCAACGCCCTCTCCACCCGGGTCGAGGCCCTGCTGACGGCCGCCGCCCGCTTCGTCGCCGAACCGCAGCGGGCGCGCGAGGCCGGCGCCGAGGCCCGCGCCGCCGCTCGTGAACGTTACGGGCTCGACCGTTTCCTCACCGACTGGGACCGGCTGCTGGAGGAGGAAGTATGCGGATAGCGATGATCTCGGAGCACGCCAGCCCGCTCGCCATCCTGGGCGGCGAGGATGCCGGTGGCCAGAACACGCACGTCGCGGAACTCTCCGCCGCGCTCGCCGCCGCCGGGCACGACGTGCGGGTCTACACCCGCCGCGACGCGGTCGACCTACCGGTGACCGTACGCAGCCCGGACGGCTACGACGTGGTGCACGTGCCGGCCGGGCCGGCCGAGCCGGTGGCGAAGGACGCCCTGCTGCCGCACATGCGCCCGTTCGGCGCGTGGCTGATCGACCGCTGGCGGGGCGGGGACTGGACCCCCGAGGTGATCCATGCACACTTCTGGATGAGTGGGCTGGCCGCGCTGGAGGCCGGCCGGCAGACCGGGGTGCCGGTGGTGCAGACGTACCACGCGCTCGGCACGGTGAAGCGTCGCTACCAGGGTGTGCAGGACACCAGCCCGGCCCGGCGGATCGGCTACGAACGCCAGCTGGGCTGTTCGGTCGACCGGGTGATCGCCCAGTGCCGCGACGAGGTCGGTGAGCTGGTCCGGATGGGGGTGCCACGCACGGCGATGACGGTGATCCCGTCCGGTGTCAACCTCGCCACCTTCGCCCCGCTGGGGCCGGCCACCGAGCGGGAGCCCGGGCGGGCCCGGATCCTCACCGTGGGTCGGTTGGTGGAGCGCAAGGGCTTCCAGACG
Proteins encoded in this region:
- a CDS encoding HAD-IIIA family hydrolase codes for the protein MSRPALFDAVLLDRDGTLVEDVPYNSDPDKVRPMPGARAALDRLRAAGLKLAVVTNQSGLARGLFTERQLHLVHRRIEALLGPFDSWQVCPHDDGDGCACRKPRPGLVHAAARALGTVPARCALIGDIGRDVTAALAAGAAGVLVPTPVTRAEEVAAAPWVAADLATAVTEILRRQAALNPVEPMSGTEHRSGATGVRRAGVGRRGGGRTVLVVRSDSAGDVLVTGPGIRAVATGAERVVLLCGPRGRAAADLLPGVDEVIEHRLPWIDPAPAPVDPQEMATLVGRLAAVAADEAVIFTSFHQSPLPLALLLRMAGVTRIAAISDDYPGSLLDVRHRVPVGVPEAERALSLAAAAGYPLGEDDEPRLRLRPVPPRPEAGDPGYVVLHPGSAAPARGCPPELAERIADELSAAGYRVVVTGGPAERELTARVAGRHGRDLGGRTGLAELAGIVAGAGAVVVGNTGPAHLAAAYGVPVVSLFAPTVPFGQWGPWRVPTVRLGDATAACRDTRAARCPVPGHPCLSDIEPDAVLDALRLLGVTPDRVATGPAGPRAAPEVATVGGGGGR
- a CDS encoding glycosyltransferase, whose translation is MNILLWHVHGSWTTSFVHGKHRYLIPATPDRGPYGLGRARTYTWPESAAEVSPEQLRTADVDLVILQRPEEIELAEQWLGRRPGRDLPAVYVEHNTPKDGQVPNSRHPMADRDDLLVAHVTAFNELFWDTGTTRTTVVDHGIVAPTTAWTGELDRLAVVINEPVRRWRVTGTDLLPRFAEIAPLDVFGMKVAGLAEHLGLPADRLTSHDDVPQHRMHAELARRRAYLHLCRWTSLGLSLIEAMTMGMPVVALATTEAVMAVPPGGNALSTRVEALLTAAARFVAEPQRAREAGAEARAAARERYGLDRFLTDWDRLLEEEVCG
- a CDS encoding glycosyltransferase, which translates into the protein MRIAMISEHASPLAILGGEDAGGQNTHVAELSAALAAAGHDVRVYTRRDAVDLPVTVRSPDGYDVVHVPAGPAEPVAKDALLPHMRPFGAWLIDRWRGGDWTPEVIHAHFWMSGLAALEAGRQTGVPVVQTYHALGTVKRRYQGVQDTSPARRIGYERQLGCSVDRVIAQCRDEVGELVRMGVPRTAMTVIPSGVNLATFAPLGPATEREPGRARILTVGRLVERKGFQTVVRAMAHVPEAECVVVGGPPAGLLETDPYARRLRALAGSCGVADRVRLVGAVPREEMGRWYRSADILVAAPWYEPFGLTPLEAMACGVPVVATSVGGLRDTVVDGVTGDLVPARDPRALGEALRALLDDRIRRFAYAGAARARARRHYSWAVTAQRLAEVYDEVAAVHRPTRVVA